The Streptomyces sp. NBC_01298 genome contains the following window.
ACCAGGCCTTCGCCGCCGGTTCGTTCGCCACCATCCCGTGCCCGGCCTGGATGCTCTGCTACGTCAAGGGCCAGGCCGGCGCCTCGGGCCAGGGGAAGTGGGACGTCGCCAAGCTCCCCGGCGGCGCGGGCAACTGGGGCGGCTCGTACCTCGCCATCCCCCGTGCGGCCAAGCACAAGGAGGAGGCGTACAAACTGATCGAGTGGCTCACCGCGCCCGAGCAGCAGGCGAAGGTCTTCCAGAAGCAGGGCAACTTCCCCTCCTCGACGGGCGCGATCGCGAAGATCTCGGACGCCGTGGACCCGTACTTCTCGGGCGCCCCGATCGGCCGGATCTTCGGTGACGCGGCCAAGGAGTCCCCGGTCCAGGTCCTGGGCGTGCACGACCAGAACGTGATGCAGCAGCTGACGAACGCGCTGAGCGAGGTCGAGCGCAAGGGAGTCTCCTCGGACAAGGCGTGGGAGACGGCGAAGAAGGGCGTGGCGAACGTGACCGGCTGACGCCGGCCGCGGGACCGGCCGCACCCGGCCCTCCCGCCCCCTCGCCTCCTCCCGCCCCCTCGCCTCCTCCCGCCCCCTCGCCCCTCCTGCCCTCTCGCCCCCTCCTGCCCCGATCCACCGAAGGGCCGCTTCGTGTCCCCCACCTCCACGGCGAAGGCCGGACCCCGCCCGGCCAGAATCGGATCCGGTTCCGGATCCGGTCCCGGGACCGGCCCGGACGACGGTCCGGCCGCCGCTCTCCGGCGCAGCTGGCGCAAGGCCTCCCCGTACGCCTACATCGCCCCCTTCTTCACCCTGTTCCTCGCCTTCGGCCTCTTCCCGCTCCTCTACACGGCGTTCGTCTCCCTCTACCGCGTCGAGCTCCAGACGAGCGGTGACATGGAGTGGCGGGGCATCGCCAACTACACCGCGCTCTTCACCGACGAGTACTTCTGGACCGCGCTGCGCAACACCTTCACCATCGGCGTGCTGTCCACCGTGCCGCAGCTCGCGATGGCGCTGGGCCTGGCCCACCTGCTCAACTACAAGCTGCGCGGGCGGACGTTCATCAGGACCGCGGTCCTGCTCCCCTACGCGACGTCCGTCGCCGCCGCCACGCTCGTCTTCGCGCAGCTCTTCGGCCGCGACTTCGGGCTGATCAACTACGTGATCGGGCTCATCGGTGTCGGCCCGGTGGACTGGCAGACGGGCACGGTCGCCTCGCAGATCGCGGTGTCGACGATCGTGATCTGGCGCTGGACCGGCTACAACGCGCTGATCTACCTGGCGGGCATGCAGTCGATCCCGCACGAGCTGTACGAGGCCGCGGCGATCGACGGGGCCTCTCGCTGGCGGCAGTTCATCCACGTGACCCTCCCCGGACTGCGGCCGACCATCGTCTTCACGGTGATCGTTTCCACGATCGGCGCGACCCAGCTCTTCGGTGAGCCCCTGCTGTTCGAGGGGTCCATCTCCGGCGGCATCTCGCACCAGTACCAGACCCTCGGCCTGTACATGTACGAGCAGGGCTGGGGCTTCTTCC
Protein-coding sequences here:
- a CDS encoding carbohydrate ABC transporter permease; its protein translation is MSPTSTAKAGPRPARIGSGSGSGPGTGPDDGPAAALRRSWRKASPYAYIAPFFTLFLAFGLFPLLYTAFVSLYRVELQTSGDMEWRGIANYTALFTDEYFWTALRNTFTIGVLSTVPQLAMALGLAHLLNYKLRGRTFIRTAVLLPYATSVAAATLVFAQLFGRDFGLINYVIGLIGVGPVDWQTGTVASQIAVSTIVIWRWTGYNALIYLAGMQSIPHELYEAAAIDGASRWRQFIHVTLPGLRPTIVFTVIVSTIGATQLFGEPLLFEGSISGGISHQYQTLGLYMYEQGWGFFHLGRAAAIAWVMFVLIVVLVGVNALIARRRARKEAGR